The genomic interval CGTAACGCTTAACCCATAACGCATAACGCGTAACGCTTAACCGTCCCTCGGCTCTGCCGTTCCTTCGCCCCTATTTGAGCAGGACCAGTTTTTTCACCTCCCGGCAGGTTCCGGTCTGGAATTGATAGAGATAGATCCCGGCGGGGAGCCCCTGGCTTTCCAGGCTGGTCTGCTGGGTCCCGGGGCCGAGGGTGTGGCGGGCGATCGTCTGGCCGCGGAGGTTGAAGACCGTGAGGCATCCCGTTTCACCTGGCGCGACGGTTGTTTTGACCAGGGCCGTTTCACCGGGGCGGAGGGGATTGGGCCAGGC from Candidatus Syntrophosphaera sp. carries:
- a CDS encoding T9SS type A sorting domain-containing protein, with product AWPNPLRPGETALVKTTVAPGETGCLTVFNLRGQTIARHTLGPGTQQTSLESQGLPAGIYLYQFQTGTCREVKKLVLLK